One Chryseobacterium sp. StRB126 genomic region harbors:
- a CDS encoding SusD/RagB family nutrient-binding outer membrane lipoprotein: MKKYILSFIALTTILASCTDFEDMNNNPYAVDINKAEPEYFLNNSILGAQQDPNIAERTFVLYWKTAARQHLTTGIAGGSYDDSWTVEYWKGISEWLNNANATIEIANEKKAIGQGKPHYDNLIQVARIWRAYLMSEFSDNFGPQPIQAFKGVNPGFNSEKEVYYFILDELKDAAAKMDVNQPVPSNPNAYDMAYGFKWSQWVKYANSMRMRIAMRISEVDPAKAKAEFEDAANSNMFISTSDDNFKVKEDTGWNPLSGVMSREWNSQILSATLNNMYIGLGGINSTDQLPAAQHTAVKASDYIGIKYDEQFSTLTNDPSAGYWLDGLPNTIDPRAYKTFYIPGDLTNPIYSLYPTYTSQATTNKGDLTFADGSKVTINTINTWNTTTIGNWGVKGQRNGLRGVIGCMPALGKQYREGKNSRIFFASWETYFLMAEAALKGWSVPMSDVVAYNKGIQDSFAYNGVSQFYTQYIASTDYNRDGTSVAYTHVTEPGASHTMNYKDPSTGNMVSVEIKYPVNTIYKNGSVRNDKLTKIITQKYIANMPWLPLESWSDQRRLGLPFFENPAIETPLVNLPNLNSGNYMTNSIQNFPQRLRYPSTFRNTDQDGYTKAVQLLGGQDAVLTPLWWAKH, encoded by the coding sequence ATGAAAAAATATATTTTATCTTTCATAGCACTTACTACGATTCTTGCTTCATGTACTGATTTTGAAGACATGAATAATAACCCTTATGCAGTAGATATTAATAAAGCTGAACCGGAGTATTTTTTAAACAATTCTATTTTAGGAGCTCAGCAAGATCCTAATATTGCAGAACGTACTTTTGTTTTGTATTGGAAAACGGCTGCAAGACAACATCTAACAACAGGAATTGCAGGGGGATCTTACGATGATTCCTGGACTGTAGAATATTGGAAAGGAATTTCAGAATGGTTAAATAATGCGAATGCAACTATTGAAATTGCCAATGAGAAGAAGGCAATAGGCCAAGGCAAGCCTCACTATGATAATCTTATTCAGGTAGCGAGAATTTGGAGAGCTTATTTAATGAGCGAGTTTTCTGATAATTTTGGCCCACAGCCTATTCAGGCATTTAAAGGTGTAAATCCTGGGTTTAATTCTGAAAAGGAGGTCTATTATTTTATTTTAGATGAACTGAAAGATGCAGCAGCTAAAATGGATGTCAACCAGCCTGTTCCTTCTAATCCTAATGCTTACGATATGGCCTATGGATTTAAATGGAGCCAATGGGTAAAGTATGCTAACTCTATGAGGATGAGAATTGCTATGAGGATTTCAGAAGTGGATCCTGCAAAAGCAAAAGCTGAATTTGAAGATGCTGCCAATTCTAATATGTTCATCAGTACAAGTGATGATAATTTTAAAGTTAAAGAAGATACAGGCTGGAATCCTTTATCAGGGGTAATGTCCAGAGAATGGAATTCTCAGATTTTATCAGCTACTCTAAATAATATGTATATCGGTTTAGGAGGAATTAATTCTACAGATCAATTGCCGGCTGCGCAGCATACAGCGGTAAAAGCATCTGATTATATTGGAATAAAATATGATGAACAATTCTCCACATTAACCAATGATCCAAGTGCAGGATACTGGCTGGATGGGCTTCCTAATACAATAGACCCAAGAGCTTATAAAACATTTTACATTCCTGGAGATCTTACCAATCCTATTTATTCACTGTATCCGACCTATACCAGCCAAGCTACAACCAATAAGGGAGATCTTACCTTTGCCGATGGTTCTAAAGTTACAATTAATACGATAAACACTTGGAATACGACTACAATAGGAAACTGGGGGGTAAAAGGACAGAGAAACGGATTAAGAGGCGTTATTGGATGTATGCCTGCTTTAGGGAAACAATATAGAGAAGGCAAAAACTCTAGAATTTTCTTTGCAAGCTGGGAAACTTATTTCCTAATGGCAGAAGCTGCACTGAAAGGGTGGTCCGTTCCTATGAGTGATGTAGTAGCTTATAATAAAGGGATTCAGGATAGTTTCGCCTATAATGGAGTATCACAATTTTATACTCAGTATATTGCTTCAACAGATTATAACCGTGACGGAACTTCTGTTGCTTACACGCATGTAACAGAGCCAGGAGCCAGCCATACCATGAACTATAAAGATCCTTCTACAGGCAATATGGTTTCTGTGGAGATTAAATACCCCGTAAATACCATTTATAAAAACGGTTCTGTGAGAAATGACAAGCTTACGAAAATCATCACTCAAAAATATATTGCCAATATGCCATGGCTTCCGTTGGAATCCTGGAGTGATCAAAGAAGACTGGGGTTGCCTTTCTTTGAAAATCCAGCAATAGAAACACCGTTGGTTAATTTACCTAATCTGAATTCAGGAAATTATATGACAAACTCTATCCAGAATTTTCCTCAAAGGTTAAGATATCCGAGTACCTTCAGAAATACTGATCAGGATGGATATACAAAAGCCGTACAGTTACTGGGCGGACAAGATGCAGTGCTTACCCCTCTTTGGTGGGCAAAGCACTAA